The Candidatus Neomarinimicrobiota bacterium region ATTTCGCCAATCTCGAATTTAGACATTACTTTATCTTTTTCATCCTGTTTCATTCGTCCATGAATTAATCCAACCGAAAAATCAGAAAATATTTCTTTTGATAGTCGTTGATGTTCTTCTACCGCTGCTGCAAGATCCGATTTTTCGGATTCTTCAACTAGGGGAAAAACAATCATACATTGACGACCCAGTTTCACTTCATCCTTAACGAACGAGTACACTTTACCCAACCGCCCCGGATTAACCGATTTGGTTATAACCGGAATTCGGTTCTTGGGCATTTCATCAATTACAGATAAATCCATATCTCCTAAATACGTAATTGCAAGCGTCCGGGGAATTGGCGTTGCAGTCATTGCAAGCAAATGAGGATTCCACCCTTTTTCAATTAACGATCCTCGTTGATTTACACCAAACCTGTGTTGTTCATCAACAACAATAAACCCCAAATTCTTGAATTCCACATTCTTCTGTATGATTGCATGAGTTCCAATCAAAATGTCTATTTCTCCTAATCGTGTTTTTTCTAAGGTTGACTTTCTTTCTCCTGCCTTCATTTTCCCCGTTAAAAGAGCTGTAGAAATATCATGATTGGAAAGGATTTTTTTAAAGGTGCGATAATGCTGTTGTGCAAGAATCTCTGTCGGAGCCATCACCGCCGCCTGCATTCCGTTATCTACTGCCTTCAATGCTGACAAAACCGCGACAATGGTCTTGCCTGATCCTACGTCCCCTTGCAACAAACGGTTCATGGGTGTTGGGACTCCCATGTCTTCACTAATTTCCATATATACTCGTTTTTGAGCAGAGGTTAAATCATAATTTAATTCTTCAATAATGTGAACCGCGCTACTACTTACATCGGTTAATGCCTTTGCCCCCGCTCGTCGAATGGAATCCTTTTTCAATGCCATTAACAACTGCAGAAAAAAATGTTCATCAAATTTCAGCCTTTTTATGGATTTTAAAAGAAGGTCAGGTTGGTCCGCAAAGTGAATTTGTCTAATCGCATCATTCAACGAAATGAGGTTCTGTTGAGATAAGAGATCTTCCGAAAAATGGTCTGGAACTTCCGGTAGCGATTCCAACATATTTCGAACGATTCGGCGAAAGCCTCTGCCGTCGAGCCCTACTTGTTTTAATTCACCTGTAGATGGATAAATTGGAACAACCGTTCCTGAATGAAGTGGGTCATCACCTTCAGCTAAACGGTCGTATTCTGGGTGAACCATTTGCATTCCTTGATACAATTCTACTTTTCCGTGAACGGCGATGCGATCCCCAACTTTAAGTGACTTTGCTACATAATCCACCCCATTGAACCAAACCAATTTCAGCATTTGGCTATTATCTGACACGGTTGCTTCAAACATTTTTCCTCGGCGCGTCCGACGTTCGTCGCAGACCATAACCTCTGCGACTACCGTCGCCCATGTAGATTTTCGGAGGTTTTTTATTTGACTAACAGCCGTTCGATCAAGATGCCGCCGTGGAAAATAATATAGTAAATCTTGAATGGTTGAAATGCCTGCATTTTGCATTGCAGACCCGCGAGACGGACCGACACCCTTTAGGAACTGAATGGGAGTGTTGAATTCAAGGCCGGGTTCGGCCACTGGAACTTAATTCCACTCCTTTCGATACGTATAAGAAAGTGTATTACTCGATCCCGATTTTACTGTTATCGGAAAATGAATGGTGGAAGCATCTTTTTTAGTAAAATTTTCGGATGCTTCTTTAACAACCCAATCGCCACGGATATGTTCTACAATTCTAACATCAATGTCCGTTTCCCGTTTATTTTTTATCACAATTTCTATGGATGCTTCTTCACTTTTTTGCTGACGATTATAATTTAATACAGTTCGCTTTCCGATTACGTCAAACGCGCGACCTGCTTTTACCGTGGCTGTTTCACCTTTTGGAATTTGTCTGAGATAATCCTCTCCGGCAAATTCAAGCGAAGCACCATTTTCGTAGTAGAGATTCACCTTCCCCTGTGGCAACGGAATATTTAGATTATTATTTTCAGAATTGGCAAATGAAATTTCAACATTAAGAGGTTCTTCTCTCTTGGATCTTTCTGAATTTTCAAACACATACATTTTTTCGAAAGATACCGATCGAGTTTCGTACAATCTGACCGTAATTTTTTCTCCTCTAATAAAATCAGTTTTTTCCTTTAAAGGTCTGAAAATATGAAAATCCCCAAGTGTTTCCTCGGATGGTAATTCTGGTGCTATATCTAATGCAGTGGCACGTCCCGATCGATACCTTTGAGGTTGCAGGCCACTTTTAGCAGAAGGCCTTCTGAGATTTCCCTCCACTAATTGAAGTGAAAGATTATTAAAATTCATCCTGCTTTGGTTTATCACATTTGCCTCGGATATAAAATCTGCGGAATTTTCACTTTCATTTAGCACCAGACGGTAATGCGCATCCCAATCAAACCCATATGATAAATACGCCAAATTCCCACTGATGAAAGAAGCGTTTTCCATGTTTACATCCCATTCCAGTAATGGATTAATTCTGGGGTTTCCAATTTGATTTCGATGCGAAATAAACACTATTTGATTTAGAGAAATAACATCACGCCTCGTTTGTAACGTTACCGAGTTAGTATGATAATCCAGAAGTACACCGGTATATTCGTCTCCATCCTCAATGCCAACAGTCACCTCTGCACCTATCATGTTAATAAAATATTTGGTACCAGAAAAAAGATTCCCAAAATACCGCTGTCCCATAATTTGTCCCTTATCCAACGTTAAAAACGGTGAATCGTCCACTAAGCCATCGGGCAACTCTTGATATCGAAGTGTTTGTATTCCGGGTGATTTTTTTTCTTTCCAAGATACAGGTTGTTTAACCAGAGCATACCCGTCTTTGTAAATTGTCATAACTGCATTGTTGGATTCTCCAAGGATCAGGCTAGTGAAGAATATGAAGGTTAATTTTTTCATGATAACATCTCAAGGTTTGAATTAATTCGTTCAAGTTCTGCTTCCATGTCAGCCAATTTTTCTTTCTCATTTTGGACAACATCTTTAGGAGCTTTTGATAAAAAATTATCGTTGCTTAATTTTTTCTGGATCTGAATAATAAACCCATCCAATTCAGATTGTCTTTTGGTAAGGCGGGCTCGCTCAACATCCAGATTAATTAAACCTTCAAGGGGAATAAAAATTTCCATCTGCCTTATGACGGCAGTTGCAGAATGATCTGGTTTTTCTATGCTCTCCCCCAAAGTCATGTTCTCAATTTTAGCAAGTGATTTTATGATGGATTCATATTTTTTCAATACATCCGTAGATCCATTTGGTGAACGTACCAACACATTTGCTTTGCTTGCAGGGGGAACATTCATTCTACTACGGATTGTCCTCACAGCTGTAATGACTTCTTTTAAAATGTCCATCGAGCCAAGTTCGTTTTGATTTGCCGAGGGAAAGCTTGAATCCGGCCACGTTGCTTTAATCAGATCTGGTTCTGAATCAAATTTAAAATATTCCCATAATTCTTCCGTCATAAATGGCGCATAAGGATGAAGCAATTTCAAAATGTTTTTTAACACCCTTACTGCCACCGCTCGGGCAATTTCAGCTTTTTCATCATTGTCCGAAAAGAACCGTGTTTTTGCGATTTCAACATACCAATCGCAAAAATCACTCCATGTAAATTCGTACAAAGTTTTTGCAGCTTCGTTAAAATGAAATTCTGATAATCGTCGATTATATTGGTCAATTGTTTGATTCAGGCGGTATAATATCCACCTTTCTGGTAAATCTAAATTTTGTTTATCAATGTCAATTGTTGGTATTTCATTGTCCTTGAGATTCATGTGCACAAACCTTGCGGCATTCCATAATTTATTCATGAAATTTCTGCCAACTTCCAAACGGGTTTCCGAAAAAAGGACATCCAATCCTTGCGGCGCCATTAGCATCATCCCAAATCGTACAGCATCCGTACCGTATTTTGAAAAAAGTTCAAAAGGATCAGGTGAATTCCCAAGAGATTTACTAAATTTTTGCCCCTTTTCGTCTCTGAGAATGCTGGTAAAATACACATCGGAAAAAGGGATTTCACCCAAGAATTCCTCGCCAGCCATTATCATTCGAGCAACCCAAAAAAAGATAATGTCTGGACCGGTAACCAAAACATCTGTCGGATAAAATGTTTTGAGGTCATTGGATTCTGCCGGCCAGTCATGAACTCCAAACGGCCAAAGCCAAGAGGAAGCCCAAGTATCCAATACATCCGGATCCTGAACCAGATCTTTTGATCCGCAAATTGAACAAGCATTCGGCTTTGTGATAGACACAATCGGTTGTCTGCATTCGATTTGGCATTGGTCTTTATCTTTACCTCTGCAATACCATACAGGAATCCTGTGTCCCCAAATCAATTGGCGGCTTATACACCAATCCTTAATGTTTTCCATCCAATGATCATAAGTCTTTGTCCAGTGTTCGGGGTGAAATTTTATTTTTCCAGTTTTGACTGCCTCAATTGCAGGAACTGCAAGATCTTTCATTTTGACGAACCACTGGTCTGATAAATAATATTCGATTGGTACATTACCCCGCTCAGAATACCCAACTTTGTGTACATAATTTTCAACTTTTTCCAAAACACCTTCTTTTTCGAGATTCAGCAATACTTTTTTCCGAGCATCTTCTCTTGAAAGTCCCCTATAGGGTTTTGGCATGTTCTCATTCAATGTGGCATCTGTGTTCATGATATTGATAAAATCTAAATCGTGTTTTTCTCCCAAAACAAAATCATTCGGATCATGTGCAGGTGTGACTTTTAAACATCCGGTTCCAAAATCAATATCCACATATTCATCTGTAATTATTGGAATTTTTCGTCCAACCAAGGGTAGAAGAATAAACTTTCCATGAAGATGTTTATACCGTTTATCATTCGGATGAACTGCTACAGCTGTATCGCCCAACATGGTCTCCGGACGCGTTGTTGCAATAATAACGACTTCATCAGAACCTTCTACAGGGTAGCGTAAATGCCAAAGTTTTCCATTCACTTCTTTGTGATTTACTTCTTCATCACTTATGGCAGATTTGGACGCAGGGCACCAGTTCACCAGCCTGTGTCCGCGGTAAATCAGACCTTTTTCATATAGCTTTACAAAAGCCTCAAGAACAGCGTTGGAATATCCTTCATCCATAGTGAATCGCTCTCGTTCCCAGTCGTACGAACAGCCGAGTTTTTTGAGCTGACGAATGATAATTCCACCGTATTCTTCTTTCCAATCCCAAGCATATTTTAGAAATTCATCCCGAGATAAATCGTCTTTGGATATTCCTTCATTTTTGAGTTTATCGACAACTTTCCCTTCGGTAGCGATGGAAGCGTGATCGGTTCCGGGGATCCAACAAGCATTTTTCCCTTCCATCCGCGCTTTACGAATAAGAATATCTTGGATGGTGTTGTTTAACACGTGTCCCATAGTGAGTACCCCCGTCACATTAGGAGGAGGAATTACAATTGTATAAGGTGGTTTTTTAGAGTCCGTTTTCGCACGAAAATAGCCGGCGTCCATCCAATGTTGATACCATTTATCCTCGATAGATTCCCAAGAATATTTTTTTGAGAGGGTAGATTCTGTCATTAATGTTTGAAGTATCAACGTTCCAAAATCAAACTGAAAGCAGTGGTTAGTTTGAGAACATTTTGGTTTGCTTTTACAAGGTTCCCGGATAGGACACCGCCCAGATTTTTCATGATCTTGTATCCTATTGTTGGATGGGTTTCACAAATCTCAAATAAATCATTTTTCATTATTTGTGAAAGAGTACAATCCGAAAGTGCCTTCACATTAGCGGTGCGACGATCACCTTCATGGAAAAGAGACATTTCTCCAAATAGTGGTTTGAGGTCACTTGAAAGTTTTATAATTGCTTTTTCCCGATTATCAGATTCATTTTTATTCATTGAAAGCGTTAAGGCTTGATTAATTTCGACTTCTCCAGACTGCAAAAGATAAATACTGTCACCCACATCTCCTTCTCGGATTAATTGCCCCCCGGCAGGAACATTTACCTGTTTTATTACGGGGTTAAATGTTTCTAATTCTTCTGGAGAAAAACCAGAAAAAATAGTGAAATCTTTTAATTCTATTGATCCCATATTCACCTCACGGAATTATGATAGCTCGTTCATTTTCGTTAATCAAATATTCCTGTTTTGGATTAATGATCACGTTAATTTTACTTTCTTCCTGAAGGGATATTCCACCTTCCTTCAATTTTCGTTCAATAAATGCATCTAACGACGAAGGATCCGAAGATAATATAGCACCGATACCAAGATTCTCTTCTTCGGAAAAAACACCTATTAATATTGAACCAGAATGATCCTTGAAATGTGAAAAAAGACTGTCATAAGTTTTTCCGACAAATTCGGAAGGAATATCAACCCGTTTAAATCGTGATGCGGATCGACTATCCATGAGTTTGCTTACAGCCTGTGGAACACCGGGATCCATCACATGAGACGCAAGCATAAAAGCACCAAAATCATCACTTAGTACAACTTCATCGGCATTGGCTCGCTGAAGGTGGGTGAGGTTGTCACGATCAACAAGGTAAGCAACAACCCTTATTTTCGAATCAATGCTTTTAATCGTTAAAGTTGCAAAAATAGTTTTTTCATCAGGGCTACTCACCGAGGAATCAACTGCATGCGGAATGATGATAACCGTGGTAGCATCTTTTAAGTTGGCTCTTCCTAGGATTTGTTCTTGCGTAAAATCGCCGGACACAAAATAGAGTTTTAATTGAGGATATTTATTTTTAATTGTATTTATTGCATCTTCATTCAGGTCATTGATCATAACCACTTCCTGTTTTACTTTGCCCGCTAAATGACCAATGGAATCGAGTATTCTATCAGCGTTTGGATTCCATCCACAGAGAATGATGTGGTTTGTAATATCTAATTTTTCCAATCCTTTACCCTCCCGAATTTTTTTTGCGACAAATATGGATGATATCGTCGCAGTTAAAAGTGAAACTAGAGATATTCCGGCAAACATGATGAGAACCGCTACAAACCTTCCTGCGGGAGTTTCTGGAGAGTAATCTCCATATCCAACGGTGGTCATGGTTACTATCGCCCACCAAAATGGGTTGTTTTCTTGGGTTATACTCCCCGGTTCTAGAAACCTTACAACAGCGCCTCCAAGTATCATCACGACAATAATACCGGCGAAAACTTGAAAAAAACTGTTGCGAAAAAGAGTTCGAAGCCAAAGTGTCATAAGAATAATTTAAGGTTTTTAGGGGTAATTGTGTAGGGTGAATACTCATAATCTTTCTAGGACAGAAACTGTTTCAATGTGAGGTGTATGAGGGAACATATCAACCAGGGTAAGATTCGATAAGTCAAATCCATTTTCCCTTAAATAAACAACATCTCGAGCTTGGGTAGATGGGTTACAGGAAACGTAAATAATTATTTTTGCTGAAGATTCAGAAACAAACTGAAGAGTTTTTTGATTCACACCCGCTCTCGGTGGATCTAGCACAATGATGTCCGGCTCAGGCAATCCTATTTTTAGATTAAGTGGACGGTCAAGATTTGCTTTATGAAAATATGCGTTTCCAACTCCGTTGCAAATCGCATTCCTTGTAGCATCTTCTACAGAAGAAACAATCCATTCAAACCCGTGAACTTCTTTGGCCTTTCGCGCTAAAAAGAGGGAAATGGAACCAGTTCCACAATAGAGATCATAGACTATTTCCTTCCCCGTCAAACCGCATCCTTTCGAGACAACCTCATAAAGATTTTCTGCCTGTTTGGTGTTAGTTTGGAAAAACGAATTAGAAGATATTTCGAAAGATAGGTCACCGAGTTTTTCTTCTATAGAAGGAATGCCAAAAAGCAATATTTCTTCCTCGCCGTAGGCGGTATCACTCTTACGCGTATTTACATTATTTACTATAGATGTTATTTGTGGAAACGATTGCGTTAGTGATTCAACCATAGAATTTAGTAAGTCGGTATTTTCATAACTTGTGACCAAATTGACCATTACATCACCGGTATTTATTCCAAACCGAAGTACGAGGTGCCGTAAAAATCCGATGTGCGTTTTAACGTCGTACGGTTTCAAATTTTGATCTATTGCAATTTTTCTCACAAGATTCAATATTTCGTTTCCAAGCTGTTGTTGTATATGACATTCAGATATTGTGAGAATTTTATCGTACCTGCCGGGGATGTGAAGGCCAAGTGCAAAATCTGACTTAACGTCTTCCCTTTCATCATTTAAAACCCAGCGACGATTGGAAAAAGAAAATTCCATTTTATTCCTGTAATAATATTGCTCTTTTGCGACAATCACTTCGTCTACCGTAAAGTCAACAATTCCGGCCTGACGCCTGAATAAATCTTCAACCTGTCGTATTTTTTGTTTTATCTGTTCATCATATTCCAACTGCTGAAATGTACATCCACCACAATGTGCAAAATG contains the following coding sequences:
- a CDS encoding valine--tRNA ligase; translated protein: MTESTLSKKYSWESIEDKWYQHWMDAGYFRAKTDSKKPPYTIVIPPPNVTGVLTMGHVLNNTIQDILIRKARMEGKNACWIPGTDHASIATEGKVVDKLKNEGISKDDLSRDEFLKYAWDWKEEYGGIIIRQLKKLGCSYDWERERFTMDEGYSNAVLEAFVKLYEKGLIYRGHRLVNWCPASKSAISDEEVNHKEVNGKLWHLRYPVEGSDEVVIIATTRPETMLGDTAVAVHPNDKRYKHLHGKFILLPLVGRKIPIITDEYVDIDFGTGCLKVTPAHDPNDFVLGEKHDLDFINIMNTDATLNENMPKPYRGLSREDARKKVLLNLEKEGVLEKVENYVHKVGYSERGNVPIEYYLSDQWFVKMKDLAVPAIEAVKTGKIKFHPEHWTKTYDHWMENIKDWCISRQLIWGHRIPVWYCRGKDKDQCQIECRQPIVSITKPNACSICGSKDLVQDPDVLDTWASSWLWPFGVHDWPAESNDLKTFYPTDVLVTGPDIIFFWVARMIMAGEEFLGEIPFSDVYFTSILRDEKGQKFSKSLGNSPDPFELFSKYGTDAVRFGMMLMAPQGLDVLFSETRLEVGRNFMNKLWNAARFVHMNLKDNEIPTIDIDKQNLDLPERWILYRLNQTIDQYNRRLSEFHFNEAAKTLYEFTWSDFCDWYVEIAKTRFFSDNDEKAEIARAVAVRVLKNILKLLHPYAPFMTEELWEYFKFDSEPDLIKATWPDSSFPSANQNELGSMDILKEVITAVRTIRSRMNVPPASKANVLVRSPNGSTDVLKKYESIIKSLAKIENMTLGESIEKPDHSATAVIRQMEIFIPLEGLINLDVERARLTKRQSELDGFIIQIQKKLSNDNFLSKAPKDVVQNEKEKLADMEAELERINSNLEMLS
- the recG gene encoding ATP-dependent DNA helicase RecG — its product is MAEPGLEFNTPIQFLKGVGPSRGSAMQNAGISTIQDLLYYFPRRHLDRTAVSQIKNLRKSTWATVVAEVMVCDERRTRRGKMFEATVSDNSQMLKLVWFNGVDYVAKSLKVGDRIAVHGKVELYQGMQMVHPEYDRLAEGDDPLHSGTVVPIYPSTGELKQVGLDGRGFRRIVRNMLESLPEVPDHFSEDLLSQQNLISLNDAIRQIHFADQPDLLLKSIKRLKFDEHFFLQLLMALKKDSIRRAGAKALTDVSSSAVHIIEELNYDLTSAQKRVYMEISEDMGVPTPMNRLLQGDVGSGKTIVAVLSALKAVDNGMQAAVMAPTEILAQQHYRTFKKILSNHDISTALLTGKMKAGERKSTLEKTRLGEIDILIGTHAIIQKNVEFKNLGFIVVDEQHRFGVNQRGSLIEKGWNPHLLAMTATPIPRTLAITYLGDMDLSVIDEMPKNRIPVITKSVNPGRLGKVYSFVKDEVKLGRQCMIVFPLVEESEKSDLAAAVEEHQRLSKEIFSDFSVGLIHGRMKQDEKDKVMSKFEIGEINILVSTTVIEVGIDVPNATVMIVEHADRFGLTQLHQLRGRVGRGIDKSYCILVERKATDKGKYRLAVMERTNDGFEISDEDLRMRGPGEFFGEKQSGFIRYRIADLMRDGKIIMQARKVAFEIVKKDPHLAQDEHILIKNRFNREYAKNLSTTGIS
- the rlmD gene encoding 23S rRNA (uracil(1939)-C(5))-methyltransferase RlmD produces the protein MNENPLKKGSEHTLLIESLAFGGKGIAKVDGFVVFVKNAIPGQKLRALIYKKRKGFSEARPLEVLEESSFKVEPPCEHFAHCGGCTFQQLEYDEQIKQKIRQVEDLFRRQAGIVDFTVDEVIVAKEQYYYRNKMEFSFSNRRWVLNDEREDVKSDFALGLHIPGRYDKILTISECHIQQQLGNEILNLVRKIAIDQNLKPYDVKTHIGFLRHLVLRFGINTGDVMVNLVTSYENTDLLNSMVESLTQSFPQITSIVNNVNTRKSDTAYGEEEILLFGIPSIEEKLGDLSFEISSNSFFQTNTKQAENLYEVVSKGCGLTGKEIVYDLYCGTGSISLFLARKAKEVHGFEWIVSSVEDATRNAICNGVGNAYFHKANLDRPLNLKIGLPEPDIIVLDPPRAGVNQKTLQFVSESSAKIIIYVSCNPSTQARDVVYLRENGFDLSNLTLVDMFPHTPHIETVSVLERL
- a CDS encoding cyclic nucleotide-binding domain-containing protein — protein: MGSIELKDFTIFSGFSPEELETFNPVIKQVNVPAGGQLIREGDVGDSIYLLQSGEVEINQALTLSMNKNESDNREKAIIKLSSDLKPLFGEMSLFHEGDRRTANVKALSDCTLSQIMKNDLFEICETHPTIGYKIMKNLGGVLSGNLVKANQNVLKLTTAFSLILER
- a CDS encoding DUF4139 domain-containing protein; protein product: MKKLTFIFFTSLILGESNNAVMTIYKDGYALVKQPVSWKEKKSPGIQTLRYQELPDGLVDDSPFLTLDKGQIMGQRYFGNLFSGTKYFINMIGAEVTVGIEDGDEYTGVLLDYHTNSVTLQTRRDVISLNQIVFISHRNQIGNPRINPLLEWDVNMENASFISGNLAYLSYGFDWDAHYRLVLNESENSADFISEANVINQSRMNFNNLSLQLVEGNLRRPSAKSGLQPQRYRSGRATALDIAPELPSEETLGDFHIFRPLKEKTDFIRGEKITVRLYETRSVSFEKMYVFENSERSKREEPLNVEISFANSENNNLNIPLPQGKVNLYYENGASLEFAGEDYLRQIPKGETATVKAGRAFDVIGKRTVLNYNRQQKSEEASIEIVIKNKRETDIDVRIVEHIRGDWVVKEASENFTKKDASTIHFPITVKSGSSNTLSYTYRKEWN